Proteins encoded within one genomic window of Arachis ipaensis cultivar K30076 chromosome B08, Araip1.1, whole genome shotgun sequence:
- the LOC107613666 gene encoding aspartic proteinase-like protein 2 (The sequence of the model RefSeq protein was modified relative to this genomic sequence to represent the inferred CDS: added 29 bases not found in genome assembly), protein MDLRGSVLFLAIILIVETCFVVANGNFVFQVERPKMRLGLSDVRARDDRRRDRILSAVDLNLGGNSQPTKTGLYFTKLGLGSPPKDYYVQVDTGSDILWVNCVDCARCPKKSDIGIDLTLYDPKESKTSELVPCDHEFCSSTYDGPIPGCKADIPCPYSITYGDGSATSGYYVQDYLTFNHVSGNLNTAPQNSSVFFGCGNVQSGTLGSSSDEALDGIIGFGQANSSVLSQLAASGKVKKIFSHCLDNAKGGGIFAIGEVVEPKVKTTPLVPRMAHYNVNLKDIEVGSDILQLPTDIFDSGSGKGTVIDSGTTLAYLPSMVYDQLISKVLAAQPELKLYLVEQQFTCFEYTGDIDDGFPVIKFHFEDSLSLTVYPHDYLFLFKGDIWCIGWQKGVSQSKNGRDMTLLGDLVLSNKLVVYDLENMAIGWVDYNCSSSIKVKDEKTGTVYTVGAHNLSSASTFLIRRILTFFVLLIPVLNCLTN, encoded by the exons atggaTCTGAGAGGTTCCGTTTTGTTCTTGGCGATTATTCTGATTGTTGAAACATGCTTCGTCGTTGCGAATGGGAATTTCGTGTTCCAGGTGGAGCGTCCAAAAATGCGTTTGGGATTAAGCGATGTTAGGGCGCGTGATGATCGTAGAAGAGATAGGATTCTCTCTGCGGTGGATCTCAACCTCGGCGGCAATAGTCAACCTACCAAGACCGG gcTGTATTTTACAAAACTTGGGCTTGGTTCTCCTCCAAAGGACTACTATGTTCAGGTTGATACAGGAAGTGACATTCTCTGGGTAAATTGTGTTGACTGCGCAAGATGTCCCAAGAAAAGTGATATTGGT ATAGACTTGACTCTCTATGATCCAAAGGAATCCAAAACTTCAGAATTGGTTCCTTGTGACCATGAATTTTGCTCTTCCACATACGATGGTCCAATTCCTGGTTGCAAGGCTGATATTCCCTGCCCATACAGCATAACTTATGGGGATGGAAGTGCAACTTCTGGATACTACGTGCAGGACTACCTTACTTTTAACCATGTTAGTGGTAATCTCAATACCGCACCGCAAAATAGCAGTGTCTTTTTTGG GTGTGGCAATGTACAGTCTGGGACATTGGGATCATCTTCTGATGAAGCCCTTGATGGAATAATTGGTTTTGGACAAGCAAATTCTTCGGTGCTTTCACAGCTTGCTGCATCTGGAAAggtgaaaaaaatattttcacacTGCCTTGACAATGCTAAGGGTGGTGGAATATTTGCCATAGGAGAAGTGGTGGAACCAAAAGTCAAAACAACTCCATTGGTACCAAGAAT GGCACACTACAATGTCAATTTGAAGGATATTGAGGTTGGTAGTGATATTCTACAACTTCCGACAGATATATTTGATTCTGGAAGTGGGAAGGGAACTGTAATAGACAGTGGAACAACCTTGGCTTATCTCCCAAGCATGGTTTATGACCAACTAATTTCAAAG GTCTTGGCTGCGCAGCCTGAACTGAAATTATATCTCGTTGAGCAACAATTTACTTGTTTCGAGTATACTGGAGA TATTGATGATGGATTCCCAGTTATCAAGTTTCATTTTGAGGAT CTACCTGTTCCTGTTTAAG GGTGATATCTGGTGTATTGGATGGCAGAAAGGTGTCTCACAAAGTAAAAATGGAAGGGACATGACTCTTCTTGGAG ATTTGGTGCTATCAAACAAACTAGTCGTATACGACCTTGAAAATATGGCCATTGGATGGGTTGACTACAATT GCTCCTCTAGCATTAAAGTGAAGGATGAGAAGACTGGAACAGTATATACAGTGGGTGCACACAATCTATCTTCAGCTTCTACCTTCTTAATTCGAAGAATATTGACATTCTTTGTGTTGCTAATTCCCGTGTTAAATTGTTTAACTAACTAG
- the LOC107610295 gene encoding putative leucine-rich repeat receptor-like protein kinase At2g19210 isoform X2 — MWRTSLKVALLNFLVHAVVLQARDQSGFISIDCGGSNSTDDELDIQYISDDDFISSGEPESVNSDLRSYFVQEQLQNLRSFPKGKRNCYKINNITIGFLYLIRLQFAYGNYDGLSKFPEFDVFLGVNKWDTVSVGADDNVNVNTVIRMKEIIHRASREYISICLVKKRGTPFISTIDLRPLKNDTYFTPSGGSLVTCSRQDLGHLSSTSSSSISYHRFKDDPYDRIWTRSSKQYAEWAMLSDSNTVTADSFSQNDYQVPADVMRTAITPANASDPLVVQSNIPTAQSDEYHIYMHFLDLEFAAGLINNPIREFNILVDNMPLSEYLVLPSLSAKTINTTVNNEINITISFQMTSRSTLPPIINAIEAYRFIPFNQLDTFQADVDAITRIQSVYGLTTRDDQWQGDPCGPAGYMSEWDGLNCTRQLDESPRISALDLSNNDLNGQIPNFLSQLHNLKILNLAGNNLSGSVPSILLEKSNEGSLLLNVDQNPYLLCESGGCKEKKKKPLLVAAAIGILVTLLVIVAAAAIVWTLKKRKTKKEKTPREIKQDDDVSLNFKNKIYSYSDILKITNNFRKILGKGGFGTVYMGHVDDAPVAVKMLSQSSVQGYQQFQAEVKILMRVHHRNLTSLVGYCNEGSNKALIYEYMANGNLREHLLGTKFLSWKDRLCIAVDAAQGLEYLHNGCKPPIIHRDVKASNILLTENLHAKLSDFGLSKSIPTDGRSHVSTVVAGTAGYLDPNYYQSSRLTEKSDVYSFGVVLLELITSQAAIRMAEDDDDDNDGKTHHLSHWVSSKVERGDIHGIVDSRLGEDFDCSSAWKIVETALTCVSQNSNERPIMSEVLIELKNALAMELSRTNYGGGVNNNNGDSSVELVFVNANESTPLAR, encoded by the exons ATGTGGAGGACTAGTTTGAAGGTTGCTTTGCTAAATTTTCTAGTTCATGCAGTTGTGCTTCAAGCTCGGGATCAATCAG GGTTCATCAGCATAGATTGCGGAGGATCCAACTCTACTGATGATGAGCTAGACATACAATATATTTCAGATGACGATTTCATAAGCAGTGGTGAGcctgaatctgtgaattctgacTTGAGAAGTTACTTTGTACAAGAACAACTGCAGAATCTGAGGAGCTTCCCGAAAGGAAAAAGAAACTGCTACAAGATAAACAACATCACAATAGGCTTCCTATATCTGATCCGCCTTCAGTTCGCGTACGGAAACTACGACGGGCTTAGCAAATTTCCAGAGTTTGATGTGTTTCTTGGAGTTAACAAGTGGGATACAGTGAGCGTTGGAGCAGACGACAACGTTAACGTCAACACGGTCATTCGTATGAAGGAGATTATACATAGAGCTTCACGGGAATACATAAGTATCTGTTTGGTGAAAAAACGTGGCACGCCATTCATATCAACCATAGATTTGAGGCCTTTGAAAAATGATACCTATTTTACTCCATCTGGTGGATCACTGGTTACTTGCTCCCGTCAGGATTTAGGGCATCTATCATCCACCAGCTCATCATCTATCAG CTATCACAGGTTTAAGGACGATCCTTATGATCGTATCTGGACAAGGAGCTCAAAGCAATATGCAGAATGGGCAATGTTGTCTGATTCAAATACTGTAACTGCTGATTCCTTTAGCCAGAATGATTACCAGGTACCAGCAGATGTCATGAGGACCGCGATTACACCGGCAAATGCAAGTGATCCATTGGTTGTTCAATCAAACATCCCGACGGCACAAAGTGATGAATACCATATATACATGCACTTCTTGGACTTGGAGTTTGCGGCTGGGTTGATCAACAACCCAATAAGGGAATTTAACATCCTTGTGGACAATATGCCATTATCTGAATATCTCGTGCTTCCCAGCCTCTCTGCAAAAACAATCAATACCACCGTCAACAATGAAATTAATATTACTATTTCATTTCAAATGACGTCTCGTTCAACCCTGCCTCCCATCATCAACGCCATTGAAGCCTATAGATTTATTCCATTCAACCAATTAGATACGTTCCAAGCAGATG TTGATGCAATCACAAGGATCCAGTCAGTATATGGTTTGACGACAAGAGATGATCAGTGGCAAGGGGATCCATGCGGCCCCGCAGGCTACATGAGTGAGTGGGACGGTCTCAATTGTACTCGTCAACTAGATGAATCCCCTAGAATTTCTGCCTT GGATTTATCAAATAACGACTTGAATGGCCAAATTCCGAATTTTCTGTCTCAATTACATAACTTAAAGATATT GAACTTAGCGGGCAATAACCTTAGTGGTTCAGTACCATCAATACTACTTGAGAAATCTAACGAAGGTTCCTTGTTACTCAA TGTTGATCAAAATCCATATCTACTATGTGAATCTGGAGGAtgcaaagaaaagaagaaaaagccatTATTAGTAGCAGCAGCTATTGGGATTTTAGTCACTCTACTAGTGATTGTAGCGGCCGCAGCTATAGTCTGGActctaaaaaagagaaaaaccaaAAAAG AAAAAACTCCAAGGGAGATCAAGCAAGACGATGATGTTTCACTGAATTTCAAGAATAAAATATATTCATACTCTGATATCCTTAAAATCACCAACAACTTCAGAAAAATCCTTGGAAAAGGTGGGTTTGGAACAGTTTATATGGGACATGTTGATGACGCTCCAGTTGCAGTGAAGATGCTTTCTCAATCCTCAGTTCAAGGTTATCAGCAATTCCAAGCAGAG GTTAAGATTCTAATGAGAGTTCATCATAGAAATTTGACCTCCCTAGTTGGATATTGTAATGAAGGAAGCAATAAGGCTCTAATATACGAGTATATGGCTAATGGAAATCTACGTGAACATCTCTTAGGCACCAAATTCCTGAGCTGGAAAGACAGGCTCTGTATAGCGGTAGATGCAGCCCAAG GGTTGGAATATTTACACAATGGTTGCAAGCCACCTATAATCCACAGAGATGTAAAAGCTTCAAACATTTTGTTGACTGAAAACTTGCACGCAAAATTATCTGATTTTGGTTTGTCAAAAAGTATCCCAACGGATGGGAGGAGTCATGTTTCAACTGTTGTTGCTGGCACCGCTGGCTACTTGGATCCCAA TTACTACCAATCAAGCAGATTAACAGAGAAGAGTGATGTTTATAGTTTTGGAGTTGTTCTTTTGGAGTTAATCACAAGTCAAGCAGCAATAAGAATGgcagaagatgatgatgatgataatgatgggaaaactcatcacttaagtcattgGGTTAGTTCGAAGGTGGAGAGAGGGGATATCCATGGCATTGTTGACTCGAGGTTAGGAGAAGACTTTGACTGTAGCTCTGCCTGGAAAATTGTGGAAACAGCATTGACTTGTGTGTCTCAAAACTCTAATGAAAGGCCAATCATGAGTGAGGTGTTGATTGAACTCAAGAACGCTTTGGCCATGGAATTAAGTCGAACAAACTATGGTGGTGGTGTCAACAATAATAATGGAGATTCATCGGTTGAACTGGTCTTTGTGAATGCAAATGAATCCACTCCTCTGGCCAGGTAA
- the LOC107610295 gene encoding putative leucine-rich repeat receptor-like protein kinase At2g19210 isoform X1 — translation MWRTSLKVALLNFLVHAVVLQARDQSGFISIDCGGSNSTDDELDIQYISDDDFISSGEPESVNSDLRSYFVQEQLQNLRSFPKGKRNCYKINNITIGFLYLIRLQFAYGNYDGLSKFPEFDVFLGVNKWDTVSVGADDNVNVNTVIRMKEIIHRASREYISICLVKKRGTPFISTIDLRPLKNDTYFTPSGGSLVTCSRQDLGHLSSTSSSSISYHRFKDDPYDRIWTRSSKQYAEWAMLSDSNTVTADSFSQNDYQVPADVMRTAITPANASDPLVVQSNIPTAQSDEYHIYMHFLDLEFAAGLINNPIREFNILVDNMPLSEYLVLPSLSAKTINTTVNNEINITISFQMTSRSTLPPIINAIEAYRFIPFNQLDTFQADVDAITRIQSVYGLTTRDDQWQGDPCGPAGYMSEWDGLNCTRQLDESPRISALDLSNNDLNGQIPNFLSQLHNLKILNLAGNNLSGSVPSILLEKSNEGSLLLNVDQNPYLLCESGGCKEKKKKPLLVAAAIGILVTLLVIVAAAAIVWTLKKRKTKKVEKTPREIKQDDDVSLNFKNKIYSYSDILKITNNFRKILGKGGFGTVYMGHVDDAPVAVKMLSQSSVQGYQQFQAEVKILMRVHHRNLTSLVGYCNEGSNKALIYEYMANGNLREHLLGTKFLSWKDRLCIAVDAAQGLEYLHNGCKPPIIHRDVKASNILLTENLHAKLSDFGLSKSIPTDGRSHVSTVVAGTAGYLDPNYYQSSRLTEKSDVYSFGVVLLELITSQAAIRMAEDDDDDNDGKTHHLSHWVSSKVERGDIHGIVDSRLGEDFDCSSAWKIVETALTCVSQNSNERPIMSEVLIELKNALAMELSRTNYGGGVNNNNGDSSVELVFVNANESTPLAR, via the exons ATGTGGAGGACTAGTTTGAAGGTTGCTTTGCTAAATTTTCTAGTTCATGCAGTTGTGCTTCAAGCTCGGGATCAATCAG GGTTCATCAGCATAGATTGCGGAGGATCCAACTCTACTGATGATGAGCTAGACATACAATATATTTCAGATGACGATTTCATAAGCAGTGGTGAGcctgaatctgtgaattctgacTTGAGAAGTTACTTTGTACAAGAACAACTGCAGAATCTGAGGAGCTTCCCGAAAGGAAAAAGAAACTGCTACAAGATAAACAACATCACAATAGGCTTCCTATATCTGATCCGCCTTCAGTTCGCGTACGGAAACTACGACGGGCTTAGCAAATTTCCAGAGTTTGATGTGTTTCTTGGAGTTAACAAGTGGGATACAGTGAGCGTTGGAGCAGACGACAACGTTAACGTCAACACGGTCATTCGTATGAAGGAGATTATACATAGAGCTTCACGGGAATACATAAGTATCTGTTTGGTGAAAAAACGTGGCACGCCATTCATATCAACCATAGATTTGAGGCCTTTGAAAAATGATACCTATTTTACTCCATCTGGTGGATCACTGGTTACTTGCTCCCGTCAGGATTTAGGGCATCTATCATCCACCAGCTCATCATCTATCAG CTATCACAGGTTTAAGGACGATCCTTATGATCGTATCTGGACAAGGAGCTCAAAGCAATATGCAGAATGGGCAATGTTGTCTGATTCAAATACTGTAACTGCTGATTCCTTTAGCCAGAATGATTACCAGGTACCAGCAGATGTCATGAGGACCGCGATTACACCGGCAAATGCAAGTGATCCATTGGTTGTTCAATCAAACATCCCGACGGCACAAAGTGATGAATACCATATATACATGCACTTCTTGGACTTGGAGTTTGCGGCTGGGTTGATCAACAACCCAATAAGGGAATTTAACATCCTTGTGGACAATATGCCATTATCTGAATATCTCGTGCTTCCCAGCCTCTCTGCAAAAACAATCAATACCACCGTCAACAATGAAATTAATATTACTATTTCATTTCAAATGACGTCTCGTTCAACCCTGCCTCCCATCATCAACGCCATTGAAGCCTATAGATTTATTCCATTCAACCAATTAGATACGTTCCAAGCAGATG TTGATGCAATCACAAGGATCCAGTCAGTATATGGTTTGACGACAAGAGATGATCAGTGGCAAGGGGATCCATGCGGCCCCGCAGGCTACATGAGTGAGTGGGACGGTCTCAATTGTACTCGTCAACTAGATGAATCCCCTAGAATTTCTGCCTT GGATTTATCAAATAACGACTTGAATGGCCAAATTCCGAATTTTCTGTCTCAATTACATAACTTAAAGATATT GAACTTAGCGGGCAATAACCTTAGTGGTTCAGTACCATCAATACTACTTGAGAAATCTAACGAAGGTTCCTTGTTACTCAA TGTTGATCAAAATCCATATCTACTATGTGAATCTGGAGGAtgcaaagaaaagaagaaaaagccatTATTAGTAGCAGCAGCTATTGGGATTTTAGTCACTCTACTAGTGATTGTAGCGGCCGCAGCTATAGTCTGGActctaaaaaagagaaaaaccaaAAAAG TAGAAAAAACTCCAAGGGAGATCAAGCAAGACGATGATGTTTCACTGAATTTCAAGAATAAAATATATTCATACTCTGATATCCTTAAAATCACCAACAACTTCAGAAAAATCCTTGGAAAAGGTGGGTTTGGAACAGTTTATATGGGACATGTTGATGACGCTCCAGTTGCAGTGAAGATGCTTTCTCAATCCTCAGTTCAAGGTTATCAGCAATTCCAAGCAGAG GTTAAGATTCTAATGAGAGTTCATCATAGAAATTTGACCTCCCTAGTTGGATATTGTAATGAAGGAAGCAATAAGGCTCTAATATACGAGTATATGGCTAATGGAAATCTACGTGAACATCTCTTAGGCACCAAATTCCTGAGCTGGAAAGACAGGCTCTGTATAGCGGTAGATGCAGCCCAAG GGTTGGAATATTTACACAATGGTTGCAAGCCACCTATAATCCACAGAGATGTAAAAGCTTCAAACATTTTGTTGACTGAAAACTTGCACGCAAAATTATCTGATTTTGGTTTGTCAAAAAGTATCCCAACGGATGGGAGGAGTCATGTTTCAACTGTTGTTGCTGGCACCGCTGGCTACTTGGATCCCAA TTACTACCAATCAAGCAGATTAACAGAGAAGAGTGATGTTTATAGTTTTGGAGTTGTTCTTTTGGAGTTAATCACAAGTCAAGCAGCAATAAGAATGgcagaagatgatgatgatgataatgatgggaaaactcatcacttaagtcattgGGTTAGTTCGAAGGTGGAGAGAGGGGATATCCATGGCATTGTTGACTCGAGGTTAGGAGAAGACTTTGACTGTAGCTCTGCCTGGAAAATTGTGGAAACAGCATTGACTTGTGTGTCTCAAAACTCTAATGAAAGGCCAATCATGAGTGAGGTGTTGATTGAACTCAAGAACGCTTTGGCCATGGAATTAAGTCGAACAAACTATGGTGGTGGTGTCAACAATAATAATGGAGATTCATCGGTTGAACTGGTCTTTGTGAATGCAAATGAATCCACTCCTCTGGCCAGGTAA